One genomic region from Kamptonema formosum PCC 6407 encodes:
- a CDS encoding fasciclin domain-containing protein — protein sequence MTDIVETLTNAGCFKTLLTVIEAAGLLDLLQGSGHYTILAPTDEAFAKIPPNTIASWMENIPKLKQILSYHIIFGDVRTDNFLELTSAETVEGSVVGIDTSDGIKINHAKILKADILADNGTLHIIDAVLIPALVN from the coding sequence GTGACTGATATTGTCGAAACTCTCACCAATGCAGGGTGTTTTAAAACATTGCTGACTGTAATTGAAGCGGCTGGTTTGTTAGATCTGTTGCAGGGATCGGGACACTACACTATTCTCGCACCAACTGACGAAGCCTTTGCTAAGATTCCACCTAATACTATCGCTTCTTGGATGGAAAATATTCCTAAACTCAAACAAATTCTGAGCTATCATATCATATTTGGTGATGTCAGAACTGATAATTTTCTTGAACTCACTTCCGCTGAGACAGTAGAAGGTTCAGTAGTTGGGATTGATACTTCTGACGGTATTAAAATCAATCATGCTAAAATCCTCAAAGCAGATATTCTTGCCGACAACGGCACGCTCCACATCATTGACGCAGTGTTAATACCAGCGTTAGTTAATTAA
- a CDS encoding glycoside hydrolase family 13 protein → MQIQTPDWVKHAVFYQIFPDRFARSKQPRKRLLQNFLWEEWHEIPTLQGYKGGDLWGVMEQLDYLQDLGINAIYFTPIFQSASNHRYHTHDYYQVDPMLGGNPAFKELLDAAHERNIKVVLDGVFNHASRGFFFFHDILENGPYSPWLNWFKIEGWPLSAYNGEFPANYAGWDGNRALPVFNHDNSEVREYIMEIAEYWIKFGIDGWRLDVPFEIKTPGFWQEFRERVKAINPEAYIVGEVWLDAREWLDGTQFDGVMNYLFAGPTIAFTAGDRVDIQQVEGRSYHPYPPLFAKEYGEKIQYLLELYPWEIQLTQLNLLASHDTARLLSIAGGDKSTVELATLLLLTFPGAPSIYYGDEVGLPGRLDPDSRRGFPMEQHWEIDVLNYHKYLIALRQKYPALRTGLYHVLFTEGTAYVFARILDAEELIVAVNVGTEPVNVSFDTPNLTSHPDKVIYGRGEVLWNLEGETKQLELTIPPRTGLILSEEGAREEGARG, encoded by the coding sequence TAAAACACGCCGTATTCTACCAAATATTCCCCGATCGCTTCGCCAGAAGCAAACAACCCCGCAAACGCCTCTTGCAAAACTTCCTCTGGGAAGAATGGCATGAAATTCCCACCCTCCAAGGCTACAAAGGTGGCGACTTATGGGGTGTAATGGAACAATTAGACTACCTACAAGACTTAGGCATCAATGCCATCTACTTTACCCCCATTTTTCAATCTGCTAGCAACCATCGCTACCACACCCACGACTATTACCAAGTCGATCCCATGTTAGGCGGAAATCCTGCTTTTAAGGAACTCTTAGATGCCGCCCATGAACGTAACATTAAAGTTGTTCTTGATGGCGTATTTAACCACGCGAGTCGCGGTTTTTTCTTCTTCCATGACATCCTTGAAAATGGCCCCTATTCTCCTTGGTTAAATTGGTTCAAAATAGAAGGCTGGCCGCTATCTGCCTACAATGGTGAGTTCCCTGCTAACTACGCTGGTTGGGATGGAAATCGCGCCTTGCCAGTCTTTAATCATGATAACTCAGAAGTGCGAGAATATATCATGGAAATTGCCGAATATTGGATTAAATTCGGCATTGATGGCTGGCGTTTAGATGTTCCTTTTGAAATTAAAACACCCGGATTTTGGCAAGAATTTCGAGAGCGAGTAAAAGCTATAAATCCCGAAGCTTATATCGTTGGTGAAGTCTGGCTAGATGCGCGAGAATGGCTGGATGGTACTCAATTTGACGGCGTAATGAATTATCTTTTTGCCGGGCCGACTATTGCTTTTACAGCAGGCGATCGCGTTGACATTCAGCAAGTAGAAGGCCGATCTTACCATCCCTACCCACCATTATTTGCTAAAGAGTACGGCGAAAAAATCCAATATTTGTTAGAACTCTATCCTTGGGAAATACAGCTTACTCAGCTAAACTTGCTGGCAAGTCACGATACAGCACGCCTGCTTTCTATTGCTGGAGGCGATAAATCGACTGTCGAACTCGCGACTTTGCTACTGTTAACATTTCCCGGTGCTCCTAGCATATATTATGGTGATGAAGTTGGCTTACCTGGTCGTTTAGATCCAGATTCTCGCCGAGGCTTTCCGATGGAACAACATTGGGAAATTGATGTGTTAAATTACCACAAGTATTTAATAGCTTTGCGCCAAAAATACCCAGCTCTTCGTACAGGATTATATCATGTTCTATTCACTGAAGGAACAGCTTATGTTTTCGCTCGAATTTTGGATGCAGAGGAATTGATTGTGGCAGTTAATGTCGGAACTGAACCAGTTAATGTTAGTTTTGATACACCTAATCTTACATCTCATCCCGATAAGGTTATATATGGCAGAGGCGAGGTTTTGTGGAACCTCGAAGGCGAAACTAAGCAACTAGAATTAACCATACCCCCTCGGACTGGCTTAATACTTAGTGAAGAAGGGGCTAGGGAAGAAGGGGCTAGGGGCTAG